A single window of Leeuwenhoekiella sp. MAR_2009_132 DNA harbors:
- the proC gene encoding pyrroline-5-carboxylate reductase yields MKVLVLGAGNMGLTYAEGMAQSPFLNNRKLMIFDVSPEKTEALSTMAQFDAYDSIEECVPKADVIFIAVKPFHSQSLFKSMKPYINDQQIFVSLMAGVTIKTIQDGLGVSKVIRTMPNLPAKVGKGVTSFTESESVSRIELLTVRNLLDTTGASIHVENENFIDASTGISGSGPAYIFYFMQSMLEAALKMGFSANDSKVLVSKTFEGAVKLFNDSDLSPETWMDRVASKGGTTRAALDSMEDNNVKELIKDAAYAAFNRATELGKEK; encoded by the coding sequence ATGAAAGTATTAGTATTAGGTGCAGGAAATATGGGATTGACCTACGCAGAAGGTATGGCACAATCACCATTTTTAAACAATCGCAAGCTCATGATATTCGATGTATCACCAGAAAAAACTGAAGCACTATCAACCATGGCTCAGTTTGATGCTTACGATAGCATTGAAGAATGTGTACCCAAGGCAGATGTGATTTTTATAGCGGTTAAACCGTTTCACAGTCAGTCACTATTTAAATCTATGAAACCTTATATAAATGACCAGCAAATATTTGTGTCATTAATGGCGGGTGTAACAATTAAGACGATTCAAGATGGTTTAGGTGTTAGTAAAGTAATACGTACTATGCCAAACTTACCTGCAAAAGTAGGTAAAGGTGTTACCTCATTTACCGAGTCTGAATCTGTAAGTAGAATAGAACTTCTAACCGTGCGTAATTTATTAGATACTACCGGCGCTTCTATTCACGTAGAAAATGAGAATTTTATAGATGCGTCTACAGGAATATCAGGTAGTGGTCCTGCATATATATTTTATTTTATGCAATCTATGCTTGAAGCCGCACTTAAAATGGGTTTCTCTGCAAATGATTCTAAAGTATTAGTTTCTAAAACATTTGAAGGAGCTGTAAAGTTATTTAATGATTCAGATCTTTCACCAGAAACTTGGATGGATCGCGTAGCTTCAAAAGGTGGTACAACCCGTGCCGCACTTGACTCTATGGAAGATAATAATGTAAAAGAATTAATTAAAGATGCGGCTTATGCTGCATTTAACCGAGCAACAGAACTTGGTAAAGAAAAATAA
- a CDS encoding ATP-binding protein, which translates to MNSFIDRLFTQRASRLSKEEVTDPKSIFFQYLLGLGTYSKRLQELKSQIANFTYPDDVFTADLCCVNLYLDLENYLITYDNAYINTKENLRQELREKFPVITNSMAFMPLYESGKNKEILIARIYLLTVLRKLKLKNTELASTIAWIEALKASINFKSSDDLVKQINAFRRVKDDAFKITKEFNELLGSDTVTSIFDTTKDEFYIYYNLLPAVTCIADVIPNSFTSILNETKPIINLDFDTIKKDIQKISTPPANFPVYGETFSILENLLDGYLLFDALGTIRDCNTLALKIFGYTKTELVNNSVFKLFPDDLTTLLKTDLQNLYSVTETEVIGHRIETDIANRAGISSYYEISFSNNFASPEDSFTALIKNISNRKDTLKAKINAERVAEAKTTFLSNMSHEIRTPLNVILGLSEIISKSDLQDQQLLRKNIDGISFSAKNLLSIVNDILDFSKIEAGKLTLQSLDFNLREVVTNLTSGFEIKGKEKGIAISVEIDDTIPKIVVGDQFRLNQILTNLVGNAIKFTKKGYICIELNLLNKTEHSNTIEFKVTDTGIGIVPDKLESIFESFYQVEGKENAKINGTGLGLTITRELIALQQGKLNAESELGKGSTFSFTIDFKSSKLKKIKNTDLHKHTNSARLSDLRILVAEDNKMNQFYIRQLLQGLGVEADIAENGEEAVAIYKNNSVQYDLILMDMHMPVMNGLEAISLIRQSHKDSLHKVPIVACSADVFPESRKNAIKAGIDFYLTKPLKEEDLKEVLYWLISDEKPVINTEETIRIIENTESTESTNYVNIAQLLEIFDNDTAFIISLLEVFISETPEDLNSLRNCVAREYYPRASTLAHKLKSSFMNLGMTTHGHHLQQIESTIIVPSKTEEAKKHLRAFEEIYTKALIEINILIIKLKQE; encoded by the coding sequence ATGAACTCTTTTATTGATCGTCTTTTTACCCAACGAGCCAGCCGACTCAGCAAAGAAGAAGTAACAGACCCTAAGAGTATATTTTTTCAATACTTGTTAGGTTTAGGAACCTATAGCAAACGATTACAAGAATTAAAATCGCAAATAGCAAACTTTACATACCCTGATGATGTCTTTACAGCAGATTTATGCTGTGTTAATTTATATTTGGATCTTGAGAATTACTTAATCACCTATGATAATGCGTATATAAATACCAAAGAAAACCTAAGACAAGAACTTCGGGAAAAGTTTCCAGTTATAACAAATTCAATGGCTTTTATGCCACTTTATGAATCTGGTAAAAACAAAGAAATACTAATTGCTCGTATTTATCTTCTCACAGTTCTTAGAAAATTAAAACTAAAAAATACAGAGCTTGCAAGCACTATTGCCTGGATTGAGGCTTTAAAAGCTTCAATAAATTTTAAAAGCTCAGATGATTTAGTTAAGCAGATAAATGCATTTAGAAGAGTGAAAGATGATGCTTTTAAAATTACTAAAGAATTTAACGAGCTTCTCGGGTCAGATACAGTTACTTCAATCTTTGACACTACTAAAGACGAGTTTTATATCTATTACAATCTGCTGCCTGCAGTTACGTGTATTGCAGATGTTATACCTAATTCATTTACCTCGATTCTCAATGAAACAAAACCCATCATCAATTTAGATTTTGATACTATAAAGAAAGACATTCAAAAAATATCAACTCCACCTGCAAACTTTCCGGTTTATGGTGAGACTTTTTCCATATTAGAAAATCTGCTAGATGGTTATTTGCTGTTTGATGCATTAGGCACAATTAGAGATTGTAATACACTGGCCTTAAAAATCTTTGGATATACTAAAACTGAACTTGTAAATAATTCGGTATTCAAGCTTTTTCCAGATGATTTAACAACGCTATTAAAAACTGACCTTCAAAATTTATATTCGGTTACCGAAACTGAGGTAATTGGACACCGCATAGAAACCGATATTGCAAACAGAGCCGGTATTTCTTCGTATTACGAGATTTCGTTTTCTAATAATTTTGCTTCCCCAGAAGATAGCTTTACGGCCCTGATTAAGAATATTTCAAACCGAAAAGATACCCTTAAGGCCAAAATTAACGCAGAGCGGGTTGCTGAAGCAAAAACTACCTTTCTTTCAAATATGAGTCACGAAATACGCACACCTTTAAATGTGATTTTGGGGCTTTCTGAAATAATCTCAAAAAGCGACTTACAAGATCAACAACTTTTGAGAAAAAATATTGACGGGATTTCATTTTCAGCAAAAAATTTACTCTCTATAGTTAATGATATTCTTGACTTTTCTAAAATTGAAGCTGGTAAACTTACTTTGCAATCCTTAGATTTTAATCTGCGAGAAGTAGTTACAAACCTTACTTCAGGATTTGAAATTAAAGGTAAAGAAAAGGGTATTGCAATTAGTGTTGAAATAGATGATACCATTCCTAAAATTGTGGTTGGAGATCAATTTAGGCTGAATCAAATTCTTACTAATCTTGTAGGCAATGCTATAAAATTTACTAAAAAAGGCTATATATGCATTGAGTTAAATCTTTTAAATAAAACTGAACATTCAAATACTATAGAATTTAAAGTTACCGATACCGGAATAGGCATTGTCCCTGATAAATTAGAAAGTATATTCGAAAGTTTTTATCAGGTTGAGGGTAAAGAAAATGCTAAAATAAACGGTACGGGATTAGGGCTTACAATAACACGAGAACTTATTGCACTTCAACAAGGTAAGTTAAATGCTGAAAGTGAACTGGGTAAAGGATCAACCTTTTCATTCACTATTGATTTTAAAAGTAGTAAACTCAAAAAAATTAAAAATACAGATCTTCACAAACATACAAACAGCGCTAGACTTAGTGATTTGCGCATCTTAGTAGCCGAAGATAATAAGATGAATCAGTTCTATATACGTCAACTGCTACAGGGGCTGGGTGTAGAAGCAGATATTGCAGAAAATGGTGAAGAAGCAGTTGCTATTTATAAAAACAATTCAGTTCAATACGATCTTATTTTGATGGATATGCATATGCCGGTAATGAATGGTCTCGAAGCAATTTCATTAATACGACAATCTCACAAAGACTCATTACATAAAGTTCCTATCGTAGCCTGCTCTGCAGATGTTTTTCCAGAATCTAGAAAAAATGCAATTAAAGCAGGTATAGATTTTTACCTCACAAAACCTTTAAAAGAAGAAGATTTAAAAGAAGTTTTATACTGGCTTATTTCAGATGAAAAACCTGTCATAAATACTGAAGAAACTATCAGAATAATTGAAAATACCGAAAGTACAGAAAGTACAAACTATGTAAACATCGCGCAGCTACTAGAAATATTTGATAATGATACCGCATTTATTATTTCTTTACTCGAAGTATTTATAAGTGAAACACCGGAAGATTTAAATAGCCTTAGAAATTGTGTTGCCCGGGAATATTATCCCAGGGCAAGTACCTTAGCACACAAATTGAAATCAAGTTTTATGAATTTGGGTATGACTACACATGGGCATCATTTACAGCAAATAGAAAGTACTATAATAGTTCCATCAAAAACGGAGGAAGCTAAAAAACATTTACGGGCATTTGAAGAAATATACACCAAAGCACTTATTGAAATTAATATTCTGATAATCAAACTAAAACAAGAATAA
- a CDS encoding RNA polymerase sigma factor RpoD/SigA, protein MRQLKITKQVTNRETASLDKYLQEIGKVDLITADEEVELAQRIKAGDQRALEKLTKANLRFVVSVAKQYQNQGLTLPDLINEGNLGLIKAAQRFDETRGFKFISYAVWWIRQSILQALAEQSRIVRLPLNKIGSINKINKTFAYLEQAHERPPSPEEIAKELDMSINDVKESLKNAGRHVSMDAPLISGEDSTLYDVLRFGESPNPDRELLNESLCTEVERALDTLTPREADVVRLYFGLGNQHPMTLEEIGETFDLTRERVRQIKEKAIRRLKHTSRSKILKTYLG, encoded by the coding sequence ATGAGACAACTTAAAATTACAAAACAGGTTACAAACAGAGAGACTGCTTCTTTAGACAAATATCTACAGGAAATAGGTAAAGTAGACCTTATCACTGCAGACGAAGAAGTAGAACTTGCACAACGTATTAAAGCAGGTGACCAGAGAGCACTTGAGAAACTAACCAAAGCAAACTTAAGGTTTGTAGTTTCTGTTGCTAAACAATACCAAAACCAGGGATTAACCTTACCAGATTTAATTAATGAGGGAAATTTAGGGTTAATTAAAGCTGCGCAACGTTTTGATGAGACTCGTGGTTTTAAATTTATCTCTTATGCGGTATGGTGGATTAGACAGTCTATTTTACAAGCACTAGCAGAACAGTCGCGTATTGTAAGATTGCCATTAAACAAAATAGGCTCTATTAATAAGATTAATAAAACTTTTGCTTATTTAGAGCAAGCACATGAACGACCACCCAGCCCAGAAGAAATTGCTAAAGAACTAGACATGAGTATTAATGACGTAAAAGAGTCATTAAAAAATGCAGGACGCCATGTAAGTATGGATGCGCCATTAATATCTGGTGAAGATTCTACGTTATACGATGTTCTTCGTTTTGGAGAATCGCCTAACCCAGATCGTGAGTTATTAAATGAATCGCTTTGCACCGAAGTAGAGCGAGCCTTAGACACATTGACTCCTAGAGAAGCAGATGTAGTGCGTTTATATTTTGGTTTAGGTAATCAACATCCTATGACATTAGAAGAAATAGGAGAAACCTTCGACCTTACTCGCGAGCGTGTACGCCAGATTAAAGAAAAAGCAATCAGACGATTAAAACATACCTCAAGAAGTAAAATTTTAAAAACCTATTTAGGATAG
- the proB gene encoding glutamate 5-kinase, with the protein MSTKRVVIKVGTNVMTNKNNRIVGPVLQELVRQIAELYEKGYQPVLVSSGSAIAGKEVLGDCSYTDPSTRRQIFSSVGQPRMMRHYYTMFNSFGMHCAQLLATKRDFAPGKHRENMINCYEGLLSEGIIPIANEDDAVSLTMSMFTDNDELASLVAELINADALILLTDTDGLYTGHPDDDDSHKLTEVHPEENVEQYVQENNKAEGEGRGGMRSKLKIAKDAARKNITCYIANGKKHNVILDLLDGKNIGTKFSS; encoded by the coding sequence ATGAGCACAAAACGTGTAGTTATTAAAGTAGGAACTAATGTTATGACCAACAAGAATAACAGAATCGTTGGTCCTGTTCTTCAAGAATTAGTACGACAAATAGCAGAATTGTATGAAAAGGGATATCAACCTGTTCTCGTCTCTTCAGGATCTGCAATAGCAGGTAAAGAAGTTTTAGGTGATTGCAGCTATACAGATCCTTCTACAAGAAGACAAATTTTCTCTTCAGTAGGACAACCGCGTATGATGCGCCACTATTATACCATGTTTAATAGTTTCGGAATGCATTGCGCGCAGCTCTTGGCCACAAAACGAGATTTTGCGCCGGGAAAACATCGTGAAAACATGATAAATTGTTATGAAGGTTTATTATCGGAAGGTATTATCCCTATAGCAAATGAAGATGATGCTGTATCACTTACGATGTCTATGTTTACAGACAACGATGAGCTGGCAAGTCTGGTTGCAGAGCTAATTAATGCCGATGCATTGATATTATTAACCGATACAGACGGGCTTTATACCGGTCATCCCGACGATGATGATTCTCACAAATTGACTGAAGTGCATCCTGAAGAAAATGTTGAACAATATGTTCAAGAAAACAATAAAGCCGAAGGAGAAGGACGAGGTGGTATGCGATCTAAACTCAAAATCGCTAAAGATGCTGCCAGAAAAAATATAACCTGTTATATCGCAAATGGTAAAAAACATAATGTGATATTAGATTTGCTTGACGGCAAAAACATAGGAACTAAGTTTTCTTCTTAA
- the rpsO gene encoding 30S ribosomal protein S15, translating to MYLTQEKKDEIFSKYGKGKNDTGSAEGQIALFTYRISHLTEHLKTNRKDFNTERSLVMLVGKRRALLDYLIKKDILRYRAIVKELGLRK from the coding sequence ATGTATCTTACTCAAGAAAAGAAAGATGAAATTTTTAGCAAATACGGTAAAGGTAAAAACGATACCGGGTCTGCAGAGGGACAAATTGCGTTATTCACATACCGCATTAGCCACCTTACTGAGCATTTAAAAACAAACCGTAAGGATTTTAACACAGAGCGTTCATTAGTAATGTTGGTAGGTAAACGCAGAGCGTTGCTTGATTACTTAATTAAGAAAGATATTTTAAGATATCGTGCTATCGTTAAAGAATTAGGTTTAAGAAAATAA
- a CDS encoding BLUF domain-containing protein — protein sequence MNESPADYRGFLLYLIYSPIYFMFYYLIYVSESSNSSNTEIVNDILNNVANWNTILDISGFLVYKDGNYLQLLEGEKENVLKLFNKIKKDRRHKNVTQILENQSTNRLFSDYESGFLVPKNKIVLELLKNHLLNLKLLENPKLDSTISILEKILSNM from the coding sequence ATGAATGAATCCCCGGCTGATTACCGGGGATTTTTATTGTATCTTATTTATTCTCCAATTTATTTTATGTTTTACTATTTGATATATGTCAGCGAATCTTCAAATTCATCTAATACTGAGATTGTTAACGATATTTTGAATAATGTAGCAAATTGGAATACTATTCTTGATATCTCTGGATTTCTGGTATACAAAGATGGTAACTACCTCCAGTTATTAGAAGGAGAGAAAGAAAATGTTTTAAAGCTGTTTAATAAAATCAAAAAAGACAGGCGGCATAAAAATGTTACCCAAATCCTAGAAAACCAATCCACAAATCGACTTTTTAGTGATTATGAATCCGGGTTTTTAGTTCCTAAAAATAAAATTGTTTTAGAACTTTTAAAAAATCATCTCCTAAATTTAAAACTTTTAGAAAATCCAAAATTAGATTCTACCATATCGATATTAGAGAAAATACTTTCTAATATGTAA
- a CDS encoding polyribonucleotide nucleotidyltransferase, producing MIPKTFKEVIDLGDGREISIETGKLAKQAHGSVVVQSGKCMILCTVVSNYKQSDVDFLPLTVDYREKFAAAGRYPGGFFKREARPSDGEVLTMRLVDRVLRPLFPKDYHAETQVMIQLMSHDDDVMPDAMAGLAASAAIQLSDFPFECAISEVRVGRINGEFIINPSRTQLAESDIDMVIGASADSVMMVEGEMNEISEEEMTEAIKAAHEAIKVQCAAQIRLAEAFGKKETREYEPEREDADLAQKIHDMAYDKVYAIAKAGSAKHERSAAFDAIKEEIKATFSEEELADYGGMVTKYYYKAEKAAVRDLTLNEGLRLDGRKTTDIRPIWCETDYLPSVHGSSIFTRGETQALATVTLGTSREANQIDMPSYEGEETFYLHYNFPPFSTGEARPIRGTSRREVGHGNLAQRALKGMIPADCPYTVRVVSEVLESNGSSSMATVCAGTMALMDAGVQLKKPVSGIAMGLISDGDSGKYAVLSDILGDEDHLGDMDFKVTGTADGITACQMDIKVKGLSYEILVSALKQARDGRLHILGKLTETISAPREDVKEYAPKMVSVRIPNAFIGALIGPGGKVIQELQKATGTTIVINEDPVTEEGIVEILGTGQEGINAVLAKIDSITFKPVVGDSYRVKVIKMLDFGAVVEYLDAPGNEVLLHVSELAWERTENVSDVVNMGDEFEVKYFGLDSRTRKEKVSRKALLEKPEGYKERAPRENNDRGGSRDRDNRGRDNRSRDNRDRKRD from the coding sequence ATGATTCCAAAAACTTTCAAAGAGGTCATAGACCTTGGTGATGGTAGAGAAATCTCTATCGAAACCGGTAAACTTGCAAAACAGGCCCACGGTTCTGTAGTTGTACAATCCGGTAAATGTATGATACTTTGTACTGTTGTATCTAATTACAAACAAAGTGACGTTGATTTTCTTCCGCTAACGGTAGATTATCGTGAAAAATTTGCGGCTGCAGGTCGTTATCCTGGTGGTTTCTTCAAGAGAGAAGCACGCCCAAGTGATGGTGAAGTTTTAACCATGCGTCTGGTTGACCGTGTACTTCGCCCTTTATTCCCTAAAGATTACCACGCAGAAACTCAGGTTATGATTCAGCTAATGTCTCATGACGATGATGTTATGCCTGATGCTATGGCCGGTCTTGCCGCTTCTGCTGCAATTCAACTTTCAGACTTTCCGTTTGAATGTGCTATTTCAGAAGTACGCGTAGGTCGTATTAATGGTGAATTTATCATCAACCCTTCAAGAACTCAATTAGCAGAATCTGATATCGATATGGTAATTGGTGCATCTGCAGATTCTGTAATGATGGTTGAAGGTGAAATGAACGAGATTTCTGAGGAAGAAATGACTGAAGCTATCAAAGCTGCTCACGAAGCTATTAAAGTACAGTGTGCTGCTCAGATTCGTTTAGCTGAAGCTTTCGGTAAGAAAGAAACTCGTGAGTATGAGCCAGAGCGTGAAGATGCAGATCTTGCACAGAAAATTCACGATATGGCTTATGATAAAGTCTATGCAATTGCAAAAGCAGGTTCTGCCAAGCATGAGCGTAGTGCTGCATTTGATGCTATAAAAGAAGAAATAAAAGCTACATTTTCTGAAGAAGAGTTAGCAGACTATGGCGGTATGGTTACAAAATACTACTACAAGGCCGAAAAAGCTGCTGTACGTGATCTTACACTTAATGAAGGTTTACGTCTTGACGGTCGTAAAACTACAGATATACGCCCTATCTGGTGTGAAACCGATTATTTACCATCTGTACACGGTTCTTCTATTTTTACTCGTGGGGAAACTCAAGCATTAGCTACAGTAACTTTAGGTACTTCTAGAGAAGCTAATCAAATAGATATGCCTTCATACGAAGGTGAAGAGACATTCTATTTACACTACAACTTCCCTCCTTTCTCAACTGGTGAGGCGCGCCCAATACGTGGTACTTCTCGTCGTGAGGTAGGACACGGTAACCTTGCACAACGTGCTTTAAAAGGTATGATTCCTGCAGACTGCCCATATACTGTACGAGTAGTTTCAGAAGTATTAGAATCTAATGGTTCTTCTTCTATGGCAACTGTTTGTGCCGGTACAATGGCATTAATGGATGCTGGTGTTCAATTAAAAAAACCGGTTTCTGGTATTGCTATGGGATTAATCTCAGACGGTGATTCTGGTAAATATGCGGTTCTTTCAGATATCTTAGGTGATGAAGATCATTTAGGTGATATGGACTTTAAAGTAACCGGTACGGCAGATGGTATTACTGCCTGCCAGATGGATATTAAGGTTAAAGGTCTTTCTTACGAAATTTTAGTAAGCGCACTTAAACAAGCACGTGACGGTCGTTTACATATATTAGGTAAACTTACCGAGACCATTAGCGCACCACGTGAGGATGTTAAAGAATACGCTCCTAAAATGGTATCTGTACGCATACCTAACGCATTTATAGGTGCACTTATAGGACCTGGCGGAAAGGTGATTCAAGAACTTCAGAAGGCAACTGGGACAACTATCGTAATAAACGAAGATCCTGTAACAGAAGAAGGTATTGTAGAAATTTTAGGTACTGGCCAGGAAGGTATTAATGCTGTTCTTGCAAAAATTGATTCTATTACATTTAAACCTGTAGTTGGCGACAGCTATAGAGTTAAAGTAATTAAGATGTTAGATTTTGGAGCTGTAGTAGAATATCTTGACGCTCCAGGAAACGAAGTATTACTTCACGTATCTGAATTAGCCTGGGAACGTACTGAAAATGTAAGTGACGTTGTTAATATGGGTGATGAATTTGAGGTTAAATATTTTGGTCTTGATTCACGTACACGTAAAGAAAAAGTTTCTCGTAAGGCATTGCTTGAAAAGCCAGAAGGTTACAAAGAACGTGCTCCCCGAGAAAATAATGATCGTGGTGGTAGCAGAGATCGCGACAACCGTGGTAGAGACAACCGCAGTCGTGATAACAGAGATCGCAAAAGAGATTAA
- the rpe gene encoding ribulose-phosphate 3-epimerase yields the protein MKPTYLAPSLLAADFANLERDIKMINASEADWFHVDIMDGVFVPNISFGFPVVKAITKHATKTIDVHLMIVDPDRYIKTFAQLGTTNLTVHYEACTHLHRTLQAIKAEGMKAGVALNPHTPVYLLKDVIQDIDQVIIMSVNPGFGGQSFIENTYKKVRELKEIILNAKANTLIEIDGGVTDQNAKKLLLSGADILVAGSFVFNAENPTEIIKDLKKIMS from the coding sequence ATGAAACCTACCTACCTTGCACCCTCATTACTCGCTGCAGATTTTGCGAATCTTGAACGTGATATAAAGATGATTAATGCAAGTGAAGCAGACTGGTTTCATGTAGATATTATGGATGGAGTTTTTGTTCCTAATATATCTTTTGGCTTTCCGGTTGTAAAAGCGATTACAAAACATGCCACAAAAACTATAGATGTTCATTTAATGATAGTAGATCCTGATCGCTACATTAAAACATTTGCCCAATTAGGGACTACAAACCTAACTGTACACTATGAAGCTTGCACACACTTACATAGAACACTACAAGCCATTAAGGCTGAAGGGATGAAAGCTGGTGTTGCTTTAAATCCTCACACCCCGGTTTACCTACTTAAAGACGTTATTCAAGATATAGATCAGGTCATAATTATGAGCGTAAATCCAGGATTTGGCGGTCAATCTTTTATAGAAAATACCTATAAAAAAGTAAGAGAGCTGAAAGAAATCATTTTAAATGCAAAAGCAAACACGCTTATTGAAATAGATGGCGGTGTAACCGATCAAAATGCTAAAAAACTGCTACTAAGCGGAGCCGATATTCTTGTCGCAGGGAGTTTTGTATTTAATGCTGAAAACCCTACTGAAATTATTAAAGACTTAAAAAAGATCATGTCTTAA
- a CDS encoding glutamate-5-semialdehyde dehydrogenase, which produces MKLLSKEIKNKVLDSMMQIIQSRKSEILEANKKDLEAFDRDDQALYDRLVVNDSKVQGMIQAIKEVKEQEDPVSQEISNITLDSGLNIVNKTAPFGTIMIIYESRPDVTIEAAVLAFKANNKILLKGGKEAYNSNVVLVDCWKQALRENGLDESWITMLQMNREETQEFLRNPDQPLDLIVPRGGERLIDFVKQHAKCAVLISGRGNNFLYVHPEADWKKTIEVIINAKTDKISGCNALDKVLVDTNLPDYESRLRELNEILIGKGVEVLADELSKKVLKDNEVLPTEDTWYEEFLAMKIVLGAVTGLEEAMTKINTYSGGHSSTIMTQNTDAATRFMENIDTAAVYHNASTRFTDGGQMGVGAELAISTDKLHHRGPLGLKQLVTNKYYVYGDGHIRV; this is translated from the coding sequence ATGAAATTACTCTCAAAAGAGATAAAAAATAAAGTTCTTGATTCTATGATGCAAATCATTCAATCAAGAAAATCTGAAATACTCGAAGCAAATAAAAAAGATTTAGAAGCTTTTGATCGTGATGATCAGGCTCTTTACGACCGTTTAGTGGTGAACGATTCTAAGGTACAAGGAATGATTCAGGCGATTAAAGAAGTAAAAGAGCAGGAAGATCCTGTAAGCCAGGAAATATCTAACATTACATTAGATAGTGGTTTAAATATAGTGAATAAGACTGCTCCTTTTGGTACGATTATGATTATCTACGAATCGCGTCCTGATGTCACTATTGAGGCAGCTGTTTTAGCATTTAAAGCAAACAATAAAATACTTTTAAAAGGTGGTAAAGAAGCCTACAATAGTAATGTTGTCTTGGTTGATTGCTGGAAACAGGCATTACGCGAAAATGGCCTTGATGAGTCCTGGATTACAATGTTACAAATGAACCGTGAAGAAACTCAGGAATTTTTAAGAAATCCTGATCAACCATTAGACTTAATTGTACCCCGTGGTGGCGAGCGCTTAATCGATTTTGTTAAGCAGCATGCAAAGTGTGCTGTCTTAATAAGTGGTAGAGGAAATAATTTCTTATATGTGCATCCTGAAGCAGACTGGAAAAAAACAATCGAGGTAATCATCAATGCCAAAACCGATAAAATTTCAGGTTGTAATGCGCTTGATAAAGTATTAGTAGATACTAATCTACCTGATTATGAGTCTCGCTTACGAGAATTGAATGAAATTTTAATTGGTAAAGGAGTTGAAGTACTTGCTGATGAACTTTCTAAAAAAGTACTTAAAGACAATGAAGTTCTGCCTACAGAAGATACGTGGTATGAAGAATTTTTGGCCATGAAAATTGTACTGGGTGCAGTCACCGGCTTAGAAGAGGCGATGACAAAAATAAATACGTATAGTGGTGGTCACTCCAGTACTATTATGACCCAGAATACTGATGCTGCAACCCGATTTATGGAAAACATAGATACTGCAGCTGTATATCATAATGCCTCTACCCGCTTCACTGATGGCGGTCAAATGGGTGTAGGTGCAGAACTTGCCATAAGTACAGATAAATTACACCACAGAGGCCCCTTAGGTCTTAAACAACTAGTAACTAATAAATACTACGTATACGGTGATGGGCATATTCGGGTCTAA